In the Caldisericota bacterium genome, AAACCTTTGCCAACCTATATAAAGAAATCAAACCAGAGAATTATTTAGAGAGTTTTAAAGCCGTTCTTCTTCTTAAAGATTCATACAGGAGATTTCCGAGAAACGAAGAGTTTAGAAAAGAGTTAATCATTAAGGATGTATATAATTTCAAGAGCAGAAATTATTTATTAAGAAAACTCGAGAATCATAACAGAAAAGAATTAGTGAATGTTGAAAGTTATACCATTGAACATGTAATGCCTCAAAACGAAAATCTATCTGATGAATGGAAGCAGGAATTGGGTGAGAATTGGAAGGAAATACATGATAAATACCTGCATACAATAGGAAATCTTACTCTAACCGGATATAACTCTGAATTGAGTGATAAACCATTTAAAGAGAAAAGAGACATGGCAGGAGGGTTTGCAGACAGCCCAATAAGATTAAATCAATCTTTAGCAAAACTTGAACATTGGAATGAGAAGGAAATTCTAAATCGTGCCAAGATTCTTTCAGATTTGGCTGTTCAAATATGGAATTGTCCAGAATTAGATAAAGAAGTATCAAATAAATACAAAATTATTGAAAAGGGGAAATCCGAGAAAACATATACAATAGAAGATCATCCTTACTTAGCAGAAGAAGCGGCTATGCGGCCATTATTCGAAGAACTCAGAAAAAGGATACTCAATCTTGATTCTTCTGTTAGAGAAAAAATATTCAAATGCTGTATTGTATATAAAGAATATACTGATTTTTGCGATATTTTCGCTCAAAAATCCAAATTAATATTACAACTGAGAATGCAATTCGATGAATTAAATGACCCCAAAAAGATTTGCAGAAATCTTATGGAGAAAAATTGGCAAATAGAAACAAGCATATCTAATTTTGAAGAGTTAGATTACGTTATGTTTTTAATAAAACAGGCCTTTGATAAAGTTTCAGAGGAGACAATATGACAACAGATACATCGGAAAAGGCATTTCAAAATCATATAATTGCTCATTTACTCAGCACTGGCTATCTTAAAAGAGGCAGTGAGAATTATAATAGAGCAACCTGCCTTGACCCAGAATTAACCTTGAAATTCATTTATGACACTCAGCCAAGAGAATGGAAAAAGTTTCAAAGAGTTTACGGAGATGATGTAGAGCGAAAATTCTTTTACAGATTGGTTTCAGAAATTGATAAAAAAGGAACTATTCATGTTTTAAGAAATGGGTTCAAGGATGTAGGATGCTATTTTAAATTATTCTATCCAAAACCAAATACACATAAAAATCCTGACTTGTTTGAAAAGTTTGAACAAAATATTTTCTCCGTTGTTGACGAACTGGAATATGAGCAGAAAGAAGGTAGTAAAAGATTGGATTTGGTTATTTTCATTAATGGTCTGCCGATTACCACAATAGAGCTAAAAGATACTTTTTCTCAGGGCGTTGAGAATGCAATAAGGCAATACAAGGAGGACAGAAACCCAAGAGAATCTATTTTCCAAAAGTGCCTTGTCCATTTTGCTATGAGTGACGAAAAAATATATATGGCTACGAAATTAGAAGGACGGAAAACAAAATTCTTGCCATTTAATAAAGGGCTTGAAAACCCGGAAGTAAAAAACGATTACAAAATTTCGTACTTATATAATAATATCTTGCAGATAAATAAGCTCTCAAAATTAATATCAAATTTCATCTATATGGAAAAAGATAAAGACACAGGGGAAGTAAAACCTATTTTCCCAAGATATCATCAGCTGGATTGCGCAAATCTACTATTGGCAGATGCTAAAGCTGACAAAAACTATCTAATAGAACACAGCAATGGAAGCGGAAAAACTAAAACTATTGCATGGCTTGCGCACGGCCTAATAAATAAATTCGATGCAGATGATAATAGAATTTACGATATGGTGATTGTTGTTTCTGACAGAAGAGTCATAGACAAACAACTTCAGGACCAGGTGCAGTCCATTGAAAAAGTAAAAGGAATCGTGGAAAATATAGAGAAACACTCCGATCAACTTAAAGAAGCATTAAAGACAGGAAGTAATATTGTTGTTACAACCCTGCAAAAATTTCCCTACATACTGGAAGAAGTTAAGGATTTGCCGGAACGAAAATATGCCGTAATAATAGATGAAGCCCATTCTTCACAGAGTGGAATTACCGCCAGAAAAATGAAGCAAGTTCTCAGCGCGAATAGTCTTGAAGAAGCCGAAGCATTGGA is a window encoding:
- a CDS encoding DEAD/DEAH box helicase family protein; the encoded protein is MTTDTSEKAFQNHIIAHLLSTGYLKRGSENYNRATCLDPELTLKFIYDTQPREWKKFQRVYGDDVERKFFYRLVSEIDKKGTIHVLRNGFKDVGCYFKLFYPKPNTHKNPDLFEKFEQNIFSVVDELEYEQKEGSKRLDLVIFINGLPITTIELKDTFSQGVENAIRQYKEDRNPRESIFQKCLVHFAMSDEKIYMATKLEGRKTKFLPFNKGLENPEVKNDYKISYLYNNILQINKLSKLISNFIYMEKDKDTGEVKPIFPRYHQLDCANLLLADAKADKNYLIEHSNGSGKTKTIAWLAHGLINKFDADDNRIYDMVIVVSDRRVIDKQLQDQVQSIEKVKGIVENIEKHSDQLKEALKTGSNIVVTTLQKFPYILEEVKDLPERKYAVIIDEAHSSQSGITARKMKQVLSANSLEEAEALDAEDMDEIDEEILREIESYRNLKNISFFAFTATPKNKTLEMFGWKDEYGRYHPFHTYTMKQAIGEGFILDVLKNYLTYATYFKLAKKIQDDPEYDEEKAKKLLRNFVEQYPVVITRKTEIMLNHFMSSTIYKIRGKAKAMVVTRSRLHTVLYKKAFDKLIKENNYPIKTLIAFTG